In a genomic window of Quercus lobata isolate SW786 chromosome 4, ValleyOak3.0 Primary Assembly, whole genome shotgun sequence:
- the LOC115984577 gene encoding uncharacterized protein LOC115984577, producing MGLKEFEHSGVHDLFKAMSKFIAASRQATELDKTRVLLETRIQQVNAECKKWAGVAEKAKDEVKERNKLIEELRTDAVEKDTRIDHLQKMNDELNARLSKAKEDAVAEFKSSKEYTDTLDRNYAAGFEDFRMDAIENFPEVDFNAIKLNLAAATSSLLQTGSDDVNVEDDASTQPQDAPVVNAPPS from the exons ATGGGTTTAAAGGAATTTGAACATTCAGGCGTCCATGACCTCTTCAAG GCCATGTCCAAGTTTATAGCAGCGTCTAGACAGGCAACAGAGCTGGACAAGACGAGAGTCTTGTTGGAGACGAGGATTCAGCAGGTGAATGCTGAGTGTAAAAAATGGGCTGGGGTTGCTGAAAAAGCTAAGGACGAGGTCAAGGAACGTAACAAGCTGATTGAGGAGCTAAGGACGGATGCAGTGGAGAAGGATACGCGCATTGATCATTTGCAGAAGATGAATGATGAATTGAATGCTCGTCTCTCCAAGGCAAAAGAGGACGCTGTGGCTGAGTTCAAGTCGTCCAAAGAATATACAGACACTTTGGATCGCAATTATGCAGCTGGTTTTGAAGATTTCAGAATGGACGCTATTGAGAACTTCCCTGAAGttgattttaatgcaatcaAGCTTAACCTTGCTGCTGCCACAAGCTCTCTTCTCCAGACTGGCTCTGATGACGTCAACGTGGAAGACGATGCTAGTACCCAGCCTCAGGACGCACCAGTTGTGAATGCTCCCCCTTCTTAG
- the LOC115986881 gene encoding protein At-4/1-like yields the protein MAGSSNEEEMESVLLPNFDLIYQDFKNAIAEIELLKSNSNAELKIREALQFTSHSLRQGHINRISILFTAFCLSNYYDQLERRTKCQSLKEELKRVSDERLHQEYEHRKAMDLLNRDYMTKVGDLEAQIQGLLLEKATNEATINLLRQDLTAHKTHVQTLAKRLDRVHFDVESKYDLEIQDLKDCLMIEQEEKNELSRKIQELEKELLISRTKLVEQQRDTVSSRLVETLKLKIMKLRKENEILRRQLPCSEDGLRDGI from the exons atggcGGGAAGCAGCAATGAGGAAGAAATGGAGTCGGTGCTGCTCCCCAATTTCGATCTCATCTACCAG GATTTCAAGAATGCGATTGCGGAGATAGAGTTGCTCAAATCCAACAGTAACGCCGAGCTCAAAATCCGAGAAGCCCTCCAATTCACTTCTCATTCTCTCCGCCAAGGTCACATAAATAGGatttccattctttttactGCTTTCTGTTTGTC TAATTATTATGACCAG CTTGAACGGCGCACAAAATGCCAGAGCTTGAAAGAAGAACTTAAGAGAGTGAGTGATGAACGTCTCCATCAAGAATAT GAACACAGGAAGGCTATGGATTTGCTTAACCGAGATTACATGACAAAGGTTGGCGACTTAGAGGCTCAAATCCA GGGCCTTCTGCTTGAAAAGGCAACAAATGAAGCAACCATTAATCTCCTCCGTCAGGATTTGACAGCTCATAAAACTCATGTTCAGACTCTTGCAAAGAGGTTGGACCGTGTTCATTTTGATGTGGAATCTAAAT ATGATCTTGAGATTCAGGATCTGAAGGACTGTCTTATGATTGAACAGGAAGAGAAAAATGAGTTGAGTAGGAAAATTCAAGAACTGGAGAAGGAAT TGCTGATTAGCAGAACAAAGTTGGTTGAACAGCAAAGAGATACGGTTTCAAGTCGGCTTGTTGAAACACTTAAACTGAAGATTATGAAACTACGGAAGGAGAACGAGATCCTCAGAAGGCAGCTTCCTTGCTCAGAAGATGGCTTGAGAGATGGTATCTGA
- the LOC115984578 gene encoding uncharacterized protein LOC115984578, with product MSAASSSTDSLNKAIDEYCEDTSERSNSSSASDESGGSTDENYSSGAPGLPIEVVQEQLRRASGSQAGSPSNPTDEVETVFSCAVGVHSKTDEQKLNSLKSWYQIPDEFNPRLPVRGEWCCEPRFGIGVYESYFLGGLRFPLNAFDRELLVKLGLGVCQFNPNAWRLIISMQILWREVFGGDRPLTVDEFLYCYKPSAISQSEGFYQFTARGNDCRLIKSLASSDRKWKTEFIFVSGFWAGNPVDVGRDPFPPYTGELGNLRPEAAKRPSLSKFHRDRVHRARLHTDRSFRSLVTLRRLAKWGLGPEPSDEAIAHEVTVRKRMSTMKENRGKEIAGEGKRPEGQAQDRPEGQTRPTAGDKRKFLPKNIDLEGLPSRRDKRVKSGSSKVVKSKPPQSQPAVQIVDVDSSTPVESTPSKTPPRTPLAKSTTPGSSQWLSRTKI from the exons ATGTCCGCTGCCTCCTCGTCTACTGATAGCCTTAATAAGGCCATAGACGAGTACTGTGAGGATACTAGTGAGAGGTCTAACTCTAGTAGTGCTAGTGATGAGAGTGGAGGAAGCACGGACGAGAACTACTCTTCTGGGGCCCCTGGGCTCCCTATTGAGGTCGTCCAAGAACAGCTTAGGAGAGCTTCTGGCTCTCAAGCTGGTTCTCCGTCCAATCCTACGGACGAGGTAGAAACCGTCTTCAGCTGCGCTGTAGGCGTCCATTCTAAGACGGACGAACAGAAGTTAAATAGCCTTAAATCCTGGTATCAAATCCCAGACGAGTTTAACCCTAGGCTGCCCGTCCGTGGAGAGTGGTGTTGTGAGCCCCGTTTTGGTATAGGCGTCTATGAATCTTACTTTTTaggtggccttaggtttcctttaaatgcCTTCGATAGAGAGTTATTAGTTAAGTTAGGTTTAGGtgtttgtcaattcaatcctaacgCATGGAGACTAATTatctccatgcaaattttgtggagggaagtttttggtggggaccgtcctcttacagtggacgagttcctttattgttataaaccttCTGCCATAAGTCAATCTGAAGGTTTTTATCAGTTTACTGCTAGAGGGAATGATTGTAGGTTGATCAAGTCCCTAGCTTCGTCTGATAGGAAATGGAAGACGGAGTTCATTTTCGTTTCAGGCTTCTGGGCAGGGAACCCTGTGGACGTTGGCAGGGATCCCTTTCCCCCTTACACTGGGGAACTAGGGAACCTTCGTCCAGAAG CTGCCAAACGTCCGTCCCTGAGTAAATTCCATCGTGACCGCGTCCATAGAGCTCGTCTACATACAGACAGGAGCTTTCGTTCTCTTGTCACGCTAAGACGCTTAGCCAAGTGGGGTTTAGGTCCTGAGCCTTCAGACGAAGCTATCGCCCACGAAGTTACTGTGCGAAAAA gaatgtcaacaatgaaagagaaTAGAGGGAAGGAGATTGCAGGAGAGGGGAAACGTCCTGAGGGTCAAGCCCAAGATCGTCCTGAGGGTCAGACTCGTCCAACGGCTGGGGACAAAAGGAAGTTCTTGCCAAAAAATATTGACTTGGAAGGGCTCCCCAGTCGTAGGGACAAAAGGGTCAAGTCAGGCTCGTCCAAGGTGGTCAAGTCCAAACCTCCCCAGTCCCAGCCTGCCGTCCAGATAGTTGATGTGGACTCGTCCACTCCAGTGGAGTCCACGCCGTCCAAGACTCCACCCAGAACTCCTTTGGCCAAGTCTACCACGCCTGGCTCGTCCCA ATGGCTGTCAAGGACGAAGATATAA